The Odocoileus virginianus isolate 20LAN1187 ecotype Illinois chromosome 3, Ovbor_1.2, whole genome shotgun sequence genome includes a window with the following:
- the NMRK2 gene encoding nicotinamide riboside kinase 2 isoform X1: MEGCLAPGVAGTRCPSMTNGGKTTLTNNLLKALPNCCVIHQDDFFKPQDQIAVGEDGFKQWDVLESLDMEAMLSTVQAWVSSPRKFARAHGVSVRLDASDTHILILEGFLLYSYKPLVDLYSRRYFLTVPYEECKWRRSTRSYAVPDPPGLFDGHVWPMYQKYKREMEANGVEVVYLDGMKPREELFHQVLEDIQNSLLNRS; this comes from the exons ATGGAGGGCTGCCTGGCGCCTGGTGTCGCAGGGACCCGATGCCCAAG CATGACCAATGGCGGCAAGACTACCCTGACCAACAACCTCCTCAAGGCGCTGCCCAACTGCTGTGTGATCCACCAGGATGACTTCTTCAAG CCCCAAGACCAAATAGCAGTTGGGGAGGACGGCTTCAAACAGTGGGACG TGCTGGAGTCCCTGGACATGGAGGCCATGCTGAGCACCGTGCAGGCCTGGGTGAGCAGCCCCCGGAAGTTCGCCCGCGCCCACGGGGTCAGCGTCCGACTGGATGCCTCAGACACCCACATCCTCATTCTGGAAGGCTTCCTGCTCTACAGCTACAA GCCCCTGGTGGACTTGTACAGCCGAAGGTACTTCCTGACTGTCCCCTATGAAGAGTGCAAGTGGAGGAGAAG taCGCGAAGCTACGCGGTCCCTGATCCCCCTGGCCTCTTCGACGGCCACGTGTGGCCTATGTACCAGAAATATAAGCGGGAGATGGAGGCCAACGGTGTGGAAGTGG TGTACCTGGATGGCATGAAGCCCCGCGAGGAGCTTTTCCACCAGGTCCTGGAAGACATTCAGAACTCACTCCTGAACCGCTCCTAG
- the NMRK2 gene encoding nicotinamide riboside kinase 2 isoform X2, giving the protein MKYIVGIGGMTNGGKTTLTNNLLKALPNCCVIHQDDFFKPQDQIAVGEDGFKQWDVLESLDMEAMLSTVQAWVSSPRKFARAHGVSVRLDASDTHILILEGFLLYSYKPLVDLYSRRYFLTVPYEECKWRRSTRSYAVPDPPGLFDGHVWPMYQKYKREMEANGVEVVYLDGMKPREELFHQVLEDIQNSLLNRS; this is encoded by the exons ATGAAGTACATCGTGGGCATCGGAGG CATGACCAATGGCGGCAAGACTACCCTGACCAACAACCTCCTCAAGGCGCTGCCCAACTGCTGTGTGATCCACCAGGATGACTTCTTCAAG CCCCAAGACCAAATAGCAGTTGGGGAGGACGGCTTCAAACAGTGGGACG TGCTGGAGTCCCTGGACATGGAGGCCATGCTGAGCACCGTGCAGGCCTGGGTGAGCAGCCCCCGGAAGTTCGCCCGCGCCCACGGGGTCAGCGTCCGACTGGATGCCTCAGACACCCACATCCTCATTCTGGAAGGCTTCCTGCTCTACAGCTACAA GCCCCTGGTGGACTTGTACAGCCGAAGGTACTTCCTGACTGTCCCCTATGAAGAGTGCAAGTGGAGGAGAAG taCGCGAAGCTACGCGGTCCCTGATCCCCCTGGCCTCTTCGACGGCCACGTGTGGCCTATGTACCAGAAATATAAGCGGGAGATGGAGGCCAACGGTGTGGAAGTGG TGTACCTGGATGGCATGAAGCCCCGCGAGGAGCTTTTCCACCAGGTCCTGGAAGACATTCAGAACTCACTCCTGAACCGCTCCTAG